One Gopherus evgoodei ecotype Sinaloan lineage chromosome 1, rGopEvg1_v1.p, whole genome shotgun sequence genomic window, CAGAGACAAAATATGATCTTGTGGTTGAGGCACTGAACTAGGATTCAGAAAATCTTAATTTATTCCTGGCTCTTACTTACTTTGTCAGAAAAGTAGTGCTTCCCTACCTTACAAGGGTGCTATGAGCTAAATGTATTAATGAAAAGCTAACATACTTCAGCgactggggagtggggaggtggaaggatgatCACATAAAGTATCTAGAGAAAGAGAAAACTGTAGCAGGAGGCAAAGCATATGTTGTGGTTTACTTAGCAAACCATGGGAAAATATAGAGGGTCAGGAAAAATACATTCATTGTTTGGATAGGTAATGAACAGTTATAATCAGGAAAGCAAGTTTAGAGGGGAAAATCTCCCTCTACATCAAATCTCTGACTGTGTATGttggtgggaggtggagggggagggttATTTCTAGAACTGTTGACATCTGGCATAAACTGTGTAATTCTGACCAGTAGGATCCAAATGGGGATGTATTATGTTCTCTGTTTTTGATCTTGGGACCCACTGTGGGTTGTGATTTCCTCCCCTGAACCATTTTATTGTCCGAATTGTGAGAGGAAAATAAATGGCTCATCTGCCTCCTCCATACCACCTcctgtctgtgatttttactTTCACCTCATTACAGGAAATATCATTTTATTGTCACATTTGACTGGCAGCTGGAATTCTCTAAATGAGGTAAGCAGGGCTTAGACATGTTATATCTTCCCTCAGCAAAATCTCATAATATACAGTGCTACATTATGTCTCCAAGCTGTAAGTGAAGAGGAAAATAGGTATCTGAGCTGGATTTTTTTGTAACACTGTGCTTGCTGGATTAATATAAAGACAGATGAGAGAAGACATTTTAATTACTTCATCCCAACTTTTTATTACAACATCAAGTAAAATGGTGAGTTACAGAAGAAAAGAGATTGGAGATAATCACAAGAATGAAGTCACTCACAAGCTCATTGTTATATACCTGCCAATAGGGTTTTAAATATTCTGTACATGcatcttcattttatttattaatttcctGACAGGTCACCTCAGAACTACCACTTTAAACTACAAGGTAGCTACTAAGACTGGGATCCTGCCTTTTTCTTCTGAAATTTTCTGAACTGAGACTGTATAGCCACTGCAGCCCGTTCTGTCTCTGGTGCGTCCATGTCTATGTCAAAGTCCTCTTGAACTTTCTTCTGTCCATCTGTCCcgagaaaatgaaaaacaaattaatattAATTTGAGAATATTATACCCAACTGCACCATGAGATGGAAGTCACTCCCTCCCTGTTTCTCTCACATAGTCTGTCTATGAAGCCATAAAGGCTATTCGAGAACCAGAAGGCAACTGTGACAGAATTTTGAGTCCCAGCAGCTGAGCTAAGATTCTGGTCACAGAAACTCCAATGCTCTCATTGGTGCTCTAATTATAGCAGAGTTCTCTTTATACATAAGATCTATTTATTTGATGTTtgaaccaaaaaaagttttgttttgttttcaaggttattttaacctttaaaagtatttgtaataaaactggcataaaatttgaaatgaaaagtcattgtgagttgaaaagtcaaaatgttttctttggaatatgtcaaaaggaaacattttgacttCTTTGGAATTTTTGTTTCGCAGGAAATGGGAGTTCTGACTGAAACAATATGACGAATTCAACATGAACGTGCACAGAGTTTCAACCTGCATTCTTGGGAggtgacaaaaaaaaaacttcatccaAAAATTTTCACTGTGCTTTACTTATAAAATGTTATGGCCAAACTTAACACCCAGTCCTACAATGAACTGCATGCCAACAAATGTCTATGCCTGCATGGAGCCCCAATGGCGTTAGTAGGGCTCTGTGCAGATCCAGGGGTCCACTCATTCAGAACAACTTGCCTTGTCTTGCCTCAAATTGTAATCTACAGTATATTCAGGGCAGAGACCATTTCTGGTGTTTCTATATTTTGTAATTTTATAATAAGTTTTACAATATTTGAGGTGTTTCTTAAAGCCCTACATCCTGGAGTCATGGGACTACACTAGAAATTCAGCTTTAATTGAAAAAGAATAAGGAAGTAGCTAGCCCTCACATTAGCAGAGAGAAGCTTAAAATATGAATCCTAAAGGTGCAAAAGtcctagaccagggatcggcaacctttggcacgcagctcaccaaggtaagcaccctggtgggtcgagccagtttgtttacctgctgtgtccgcaggttcggtcgattgcggctcccactggccatggttcactgctccaggccaatgggggctacaggaagcagtgcaggctgagggatgtgctggccgcctgcttcccactgcccccattggcctggagcagtgaaccgtggccagtgggagccgcgatcaccTGAACCTGcgaacacagcaggtaaacaaactggcccagcctgccagggggcttaccctggtgagctgcatgccaaaggttgccgatccctgtcctagagcaaataaaaagaatgtcAAATATACTATTCTTGAAATCTCATGATAGTATTAAAAATCTTATCGTTAAGGGGTACCTAATTCATAATTTTTGAATACTTGGAGGGTGGAAATACTGCATGTCTTTTCAACTGTTTACTGAAGTGCCTACCACAGTTTAGACACTATGGACTCCAACTCAGTGATTCTAATACTGAGCAGAACCTTAATCCCAAACAATcgtactgatttcagtggaactactcaaagCAAGATAATCTTCCTCATGAGTAAGGATGACACAATAAGGTCTTCTATAAATAATGATTGCTATTAATAAACAAACATgttgacattttttcttttttattaagaaAATTGTAACAGATTtataaaacaaattctgaaataaattatttaaattttaagagctctttatctACCTTTTCTTGTTACCCCATCTGTGATGGGGCCTCTACCCCACACAGGTGAACAAAGAATTAATAAGAGTCAGAGCTCAGTCCACTGTGCTGCATCTGGAGATTATAATGGGCTTGATTTGTTATTAGACCCAGCTGGGGAGAACCTGAGTCTCCTTTGTAAAGGAAGCAAGTGAAAGCTACAGAGAAGGTCCAGGAGAGAGGACGTAGGCAGTTTCCTGTCTCTGGAAAGAGTCTGGGAAAGGCAGATTGGAGAAGCCCACAGGGATGGAATTAATCCTTGAGGTGGTCCTGGAAATGGGGCAACGAATTGAGAGGCAGTCCCGCGGGGTTGGTGTTCTGACAGGGAAAGAAGGAGCTGAGAGGACCTAAGGGGAAACCTGGGAACCAAAGGAGAGGCTGTGTTAAACACAGGCTGTGGGGAGGCAGCATGAGGGACTGGGAGGTAGGATGTGGCCTGGGAGCACTGGCAGAGGAGTAGAGGGTGCAAGTGCACAGGGGCCCGTGCAATTTAGAGATCCCCTGGAGGCTTGacattttatatcatttttaaGGCTGTAAGCTTGTCATGGTGTGAAAAAAAGTCATAGATAGTGTTTTTCCATTTGCTCATGACTTTCGTGCGTGTCCATGATTCACCGTGCAGTAGCAGCTCGTTTTCTCCTGTGGGGCTAGAACTGGTGTCCTACTCTATATATTGTAACCTGGCATGCAGGGTCACAGTACCACTCAGGTTTAGCCCACCCAACTTTCCATCATGAGTGGGGCAGGTAAGCCAAACTTCAGTGAGTGGTTTTATGACTTGGAGCACCTGCTCACAGCATTGCTCAAGTTTGGCTGCTCCAACATCACGATGACCTGTTTGAGATCATACAATAATTTTGGTTCCATAGTGCAATCAAAAGGTTAATTAAATTAAGGCTACTTGGTGGAAAACTTAATCCTTCTAgtattactttgcacttctaaAACCCTTCCATCCAAGAgactcaaagctctttacaaacattcattcaTTGATCCTATGAGATACAGAAACATAATTTCCATGTTATACatgaggaagctgaggcaggTATTTGCACAGACTCACACAATGTGTCAGTAGGAGAACCAGGAACAGAGCCCAGCTCTCATAACCTCTAAAGGTATGCCTGCATGGCGATTAAAAAACCACATGgtgctgagtctcagagcccacgTCAGCTGGCTCAAGCTTGGGCTGTGGGATTataaagttgcagtgtagacgtttgggctttggctggagcccgggctctgagatcctccctcctcacagagtctcagagcccagactccagcccaagcccaaacatctgcactgcTAGACTCACAGCCTGAGCTTGAATCAACTGAACTGGGCCACCCACAGTCATGCCACAGGTTTTTTTATCGTaatgtggacataccctaagccTTACTTGCTCCCCATTACAGAAATATGAGTTTCAATGCCAGGGTCCAGACCCACaaagcataggcgctgacttttaTTGTTCCCCAGGGATGCCCCACCTCAAGGCtccaccctcactctgcctcttcccaccccagccccaacctCTCCCACAAGGCCCCAACCTGCCTGCCACTCTCTGCCCTCTCCAGTCCTTCCTGAGCCTCCAAACAGCTGTGTCTGgtaggtgctgaacacccactatttttttctgtgggtgcacaAGCTCCAATGTGCTCAGGGACTCAGTGCCTCTGCACAAAGGAACTTAAGTGTTGCAATGTTCACCCTAACTTTTAAGCTCCTAGCCCCTTAGTGGCACCTACAAAGCCTGGGTTACATGCCTATGATCTCTATACAATGCATGTGCAGAGATAAGCACTTGAAAACAGGATCCACAAAAGCCTGCCTGAGCTAGCCAAGAGCAGGGGCTGACAAGGAGGCTGTGTCTGAAGCCCTGCCCATCTTGGGAAGTTAGGCACCTGTATCTAGGCTCAGTTAGGTACCTATGTCTACTTGGGAACCACGTGAAGTCAGGTACCTAATCTGTTACTTACAAGAACAGTGGCGTCACATAGTGCTCTGGCATGATACGTCTATGATAACatctatgttttgttttaaaatggttaTAAACCCTCACGATTCTGGGAATTAACCAACCACTAACTGAAGAAGCTTAAGGAGAAATTTTCCCAataggcaggttattccataattacccATTGTGGGGTTTCTAGAAgatccctctgaagcatcagttAGCCACTGTCAGACACTGGATTTGTTATGTCCCTATGTAGAATGAGTCAGATGGACACAGGTGGTCTTGTTTTCACAAGGGGGGAAAAGggtgtgttcttaacttgagCTGGCTAACTCAGCTGAACTAACTCAAAGTAAAATCTTAAACATGACTGGCAACCTTCTGTGAAAACTACATACTGCACTGTCTTTTGTAGGATTTTACTGTAAGTTGGCTAACTTGGGTTCAGATCATACCATTCCGCCCGTGAAGACACATTCTAAGGGTGTTCTATGGCTGTCAGCAACATTAGACTCTCCATGGAGCATTATGTCCAATCTAAAATGCAACATAACATTCACAAACCACAGACTCCCAGGTTATTAAGACTTGTCCACTACTAACATGCTCAAATGCTGGTACCGATACACAAACAACAAGATTCCCCTCCTCTGTCCAAAGATTATCCTTCATCCTCACTTTTTTTATTCTATATGGGCAAGTTAAGCTGAGTCTCCCATTTATAACACCCCTCCAAATGACTTCACATAGTGAAATATCTGCCAGCTGAAATACTATATGAACAGTACTGGGCACTTTAGACAGCACCTCCATCAGTAGATGGTGCTATAGCCTTATCTTAGCATTAAGCTGTTGTCTTGTATATtacgttgttgttgttgtgagcTGGGGTGATTAGCAAGTTCAGTCTTCCTGCCTGTGTGTGCTGGAGTTGGTACTGGAACTTGCAGTGTCCAATAAATCTCTAATTCTATAAGTGAGTATTACAGAACTATCTATTCCATTTCCAGAACTAGAATGTTAACCACCTTTTGTGCTGCAGAAAGTTATAATCAATAACCAATACCAGATGGATAATGAAACTTTATCAGACTCTTCCTGTAAAGAGGCAAACAATCCTTGTGCACACTGAGGCTTCCCAGCTAACTCCTGAGAAATGTGGTGCAAGTGTAATTACTCACAAATGCCTTTGGCTAACTTCTTTCTTTACTTTTCAAGTCTGTACCAAAATGAATGATGACAGCACAGGAATATGGAAAAACATTAGATTTTCCTCCCAAGCCATGAATACAAAACAGCCCTATGAGGCATTAAAGCAAGGGGATATAGGGAAATACACTTTTCAAACACTGTTAGAAAATTAGAGAGTTAAGCTTAAGAGTTTCAGTTCACTCTTTGCTCTCAGAATAGCTTCATGTTGCCATAAATGAAgcaaagtttgtttttcttttcctctaaCAACATTCGGTATGAAACTGTACTGGAGCATGGGCTGAAAACTATAAATAGTAATGACACTTCAGACCTTAAGTACCACACTCTCTCCTTGTCCCAGTAAGGATCAACAGGAGTTACAGAAACGTGGGTAGAATATACCCCAACTAATACATTGTTTTCAAGGATTAAATTGGATTACTTAGCAACTGATGCAACTAAGAGATGGGGAAGAATGTCATCACCCCCACAGAAAGCTAGCACATAGGCACTTTACCTCCAGTAGGGTCAATACCTCTTCAAGTGGCCCAGTGCTCAGAGGACTACACAGGCTGCACCATTCTTTATgcttccctgaccccagcctgtTAAGCCAGCCAGTACAGGTCCTGGTTAAAGGAGACCAAAACTGAAGTGgggaactcctcatttctgatcCCACGGATGTTTCATCCATGTGGTAAAGTGATGGTGCATCATCTTGTGTGATAGGACAAGAGAATATTTGACCAAACTCCACAGCAGTTCCCATGAAGGCTCATACCCTGCCAGAGAGTGTGGATTTGTGCGCAGAGTATGGAGCAGCACAATACGCAAATCATGGTCTTCCCAAAGACCCTCTCCATTATATAGGGCCAGGAGAGCAGAGAGAACTGACAAGACCATTCTGTTTCCCCTGGATTCAGGTTAAAGGAGGGAAGCCAGAGACAGAGTTTCCATCTGTCCCTGGAATAGAGGGGGGAGCTGGAGGTGTCAGACAGCTTCTTTCCTTCTCTGTCCCCCTGGATGGGAGAGGGAGCCAGCAAGACATCTGATGAaggatgcatccaacgaagtgggtattcacccacaaaagctcatgctccaatacctttgttagtctataaggtgccacaggactctttgctgcttttacagatccaaactaacacagctacccctctgatagcagAAGGACAGATCTTGCAACTGAAGAAAGGAGGCAGATAGGGGTCTCAGTTCAGACAGTTTTTCTCCCATCAGATGCTGGTGCTGATCCACCCACTGGCAGGAAGGGTTAGAGCCCTATAAAGTCCCCAGCCAGGGACAGCACCACCTGCTCTTCTGATGCAGGACTGCAGATACTCCTACCTGATATGTCCTCATTTTACCAGACAGTGAACAGGCAggagtgattgggcaacaaaatggcaaatgaaatttaatgtggataaatgtaaagtaatgcacattggaaaaaataactccaactacacatacaatatgattggggctaatttagctacaacaagccaagaaaaagatcttggagtcatcgtgcacagttctctgaagatgtccacacagtgtgcagaggcggtcaaaaaagcaaacaggatgttaggaatcattaaaaaggggatagagaataagactgaaaatatattattgcccttatataaatccatggtacgcccacatgtcgaatactgtgtacagatgtggtctcctcacctcaaaaaagatatactggcactagaaaaggttcagaaaagggcaactaaaatgattagggggttggagagggtcccatatgaggaaagattaaagaggctaggcctcttcagcttggaaaagaggagactaaagggggatatgatagaggtatataaaatcatgagtgatgtggagaaagtggataagaaaaagttatttacttattcacataatacaagaattaggggtcaccaaatgaaattaataggcagcaggtttaaaacaagtaaaaggaagttcttcttcactcagtgcacagtcagcttgtggaactccttacctgaggaggttgtgaagactaggactaaaacagcatttaaaagagaactggataaattcatggtggttaactccatgaatggctattagccaggatggataaggaatagtgtcccttgcctctgttcatcagaggatggagatggatggcaggagagagatcatttgatcattgcctgttaggttcactccctctggggcacctcgcattggccactgtcggtaggcagatattaggctagatggacccttggtctgacccggtacggccgttcttatgttcttaggaggGAAACTTCAGGAGCTGAGCTCTTCCATGCCCAGAGAGAACACTGTTTCTGGTGTTAGCAGAGTCAAGCTATGTTCCAATATGCTCCCCCTTTTCCTTAACCGCTGCTCAGCATCACTCACTAAAAGATACCGTGGAGCTCACTGACTCAGCAATTCTACCTTGCTGTTCTCGGTGATGTTAGGCTCCTCTGAACTTGATTGATATCAAAGCATGAGCTTCTGTAATCTCACTGGCTCAGCAACTCTAGCTTGTTGGGGGTAATCTCAGGCCACTCATTTCTGAGAGGACTCTCCTTCTATACTTCTATTTTGGTGGGCTGATGTCAAGGCTCAAGCCTTTATGAAGTCACCAGCTCAGTAGCTTTAGTGAGTCAAggaaaatatctgtgaaactACTGGTTCCCACCAATCTTGCTTGTTTGCTCGGTCAGAGACCAGGTTTTTGTGTGGTTACTGCCTTACTATCTCCACCTTATTGGGCTGGCCTTATCTTTTATAAGTTCTATGGGTCAGCTCCACAGTTGCCAcctttcacatggtaaataagcacctcgactttcacaataagcaaaaaatcaagctaatcccatttcaaaacaagtccaaaacaagccaatccctaagaaccccaacactcatTGTGACTAGATCCAGcaggtgtgcagtctgggactgtggtgggcctgctgtgcaacCCGACTCTCTCCCAGCCCTTGACCCTGCTGGCTGgaaactgataaaaaaaaagaagcaacaagctacaagccaaacactagccaacaagcaactcacaggccaattaagccaaaaacaagcccaatttctgcatttttttcacgggtttggcatgtctgaccAGCTCTTTTAGCTTCCTGAGTTGATATCTAGGCCTAGACCTCTGGTTGGCTGATCCGATGCCAAGACACAACGTTCTGTGAGCTCCATGGCTCAGCTACAGCTTGCTGGGCTGATGTAAGGAGACAGCCCTCTGTGAGATTCCTGGCTGATCTTCTCCAACTTGATGGACTTATGTGAAAGACCAGAGTGTCATTCTGGCTCAGCTCTTGCTTAGCTTGCTGGTATAATGCCAAGGCATAGGCCTTTGTGAAATTATTGCCTGTGTCAGAACAGCGTGGCCCTATCTACTCCTTACCAAGTTTGAGGACACAGCTGGGGTGCTGTGCCTCCACATCCCTGCAGTTGTGAGAGGTCAGTACATGGATttggaggtgaggaggaggaatgaagCCCTATCCCCCAACCCCTGTACAATGGCATATGAGAATCTAATTCTAAAGATGAGCATCAACAcaataatttcattattttaaaagatgGACATCCCTACCAACTGATTCAGGAGTTAAAGAAGAGCTTTCCTATGTATGCATTTAAAATTCTACAGGGTAGTGTATACACGGATATAATTTTGTTGTAATATTCTACTTGGTGAGATGGAGTTTTCTCTGCACGTCAATATATTGGTTCTGATTTCCTTACCTTATGGTATtaataattttacattttcaagTACCACTTTCAAATCTCAAAGGCAACCCATTCTGTTTGAGAGTATGAaattgggttttgttttattttattttttttgctgtagTTGGTTATTTTGAAGGAAACAGGTGCCTGGATGGTATAACGTCCCCACAGTAATCACCACCTAACTCTGAACAGCaaaccccagaacctgcatctcTAGTATGACTGCACACCCAGTGTGAAGAGAAATAAAGGTTGTGACTAGTGATGAGGTTAAATCTACAGCTATTTATCTGACCAGCAGAAAGCAACTCTTTAATACCCCTAGAAACAAGAGGGAAAAGGAATTAATATCTTTCTGTTAAAACTGTAAATTATCGTTTGGTATAAAGATGACTTTATTAGTCAGCCAGAATCCCTTTTTCCCTCAGATTGACTTTTACTTTGGTAATGCAGTGTTTTTATctcaaatgtgaaaaattagtTTTGATGTAGGGCAAAGATGGTGGTTCTTTTAtgagtttaaaatgtttttttcagcaTGAGGCCTTTGAAGTGTCTGATTAATATTTTTCCAGTTCTAAAAATGTTAGACACAAGATAAATGTAATAGCTGAAAATTATGTATGATCGGATAAAATATAATGACAGAAAGAAACAGTCATAAAGATAAATTTACAAAATTCTATTTTAAACTAATATCTAGCCTGCTAAAGATGATTTTCTTCAACAATTAACATGGtgacaaatattgtttgtactgaaacattaatattttaagtCATTTCTTTCTTCAGCAATAATTATATTAATACACCAATTACAGACTTCTTAAAAGGCTTAAAAATATGAGATTGTGCTAGCTAGGACCTTGGAGCGATTGTTGGTGtaaagttatataaataaaataccaaTACAGGGATTCTACTTCATGCAATGATGACCAGATAGAACATGCCAATTGTAATGACCACCTCAAGCTTGTAATCTCATCAGATCTTATTAGCTAAGGTTGTGCCTGATCAGTCCTCAAGTGGCTAGCACACAGGGAAAACTCAGGGTGCCACAGgatataataataattggagatatacccatctcctagaactggaaggaaccttgaaaggtcattgagtccagccccctgccttcactagcaggaccaactactgatttttgccccagatccctaagcaacCCCCTCAAATATTGAACTCAccatcctgggtttagcaggccaatgcacaaatcactgagctatccctcccccaggaaGTGGTGTTGATAGTCATGTGACAGCACTCCCTCTTACTTCTGAATCACTACTGAACCAATTCCTGACCAGCAGGTACTATGCTGTTGAAGGTGTTATACTTATGACATGAAAAATCAAGGTTCTCCTGACCACTTTTAATCAGCTCAAGGTCCTGTGAGACTCTTAACAGGAATATGAGCATTAGCCCAATGTACTGGACAagtttaaactaggaattttCCTGCTGCCTTATTAAATTCCCTGTATTATACTTTCTGCCGAAGCTGTTGTACAGTATTGCTGTGTATAAATGAACAGCTACACTGTTCTACCATagaactggctgcatttcagtaatgtGTGACGTGAACCTCCCTC contains:
- the PCP4 gene encoding calmodulin regulator protein PCP4 codes for the protein MSERQGTGATNGKDKTSGEKDGQKKVQEDFDIDMDAPETERAAVAIQSQFRKFQKKKAGSQS